The nucleotide sequence ACAACCGATGAATAAATCAACTACTATGAAAAGAATTGCTTAAGAAAGAAGGGATTCCATATGGACTATGATGTAATTATTATCGGTGGCGGTCCTTCCGGTTTAATGGCAGCCATTGCAGCCGGTGAGCAAAAAGCGCGTGTATTGCTTGTTGATAAAGGCAGCAAGCTCGGCCGAAAGCTTGCTATATCAGGTGGCGGCCGCTGTAATGTAACCAACCGCCTACCGGTTGATGAAATCATTAAGCATATCCCGGGAAATGGTCGTTTTCTATATAGCGCTTTCTCTGTTTTTAACAATGAAGATATCATTCGTTTTTTTGAAGACCTCGGTATTGCCCTAAAAGAGGAAGATCACGGGCGCATGTTTCCAGTAAGCAATAAAGCGCAGTCAGTCGTTGACGCACTTCTTAATAGGATGAAAGAGCTCAACGTTGAAACACGTGTGAACACGGCCGTGGCCGATCTGCTATTTGAAAATGGCCGTACAGCCGGAGTCATTTTCCGCGACGGCCAAACCATCCGCAGCCACTCTGTCGTTATTGCTGCAGGCGGCAGTTCTGTTCCACAAACTGGTTCAACAGGCGATGCTTATCCGTGGGCTGAAAAAGCGGGCCACACAGTAACAGAGCTCTATCCGACAGAGGTGCCGGTCACTTCGGAGGAACCATTTATTAAAGAGAAAAAACTACAAGGACTTTCTCTTCGCGATGTAGCTGTAAGCGTTCTGAACCCTAAGGGCAAGCCAATCATTACTCACCGCATGGATATGATTTTTACCCACTTCGGCATATCTGGTCCCGCAGTGCTGCGCTGCAGCCAATTTGTCGTTAAAGCGCTCAAGAAAAGCAAAACAGGTGAAGTATTCATGGCGATCGACAGCCTGCCTGACAAAAATGAAGAAAAGCTTTTTCAAGAGGTGCGCCAACAGCTCGCTGATCATCCAAAAAAAGCGGTGAAAAATAGTTTAAAAGGGTTGCTTCCTGAGCGCTACTTGCTGTTTTTACTGGAAGAGGCGGAGATCCATGAGGAAACACCAGGAAACGGTATTAGCACCGAGAAAATCCGCCAGTTTGCGCACTTGTGCAAGCAGTTTCGTTTTGCTGTCAACGGGACCCTGCCACTGGAGAAAGCCTTTGTCACCGGCGGTGGTGTTTCTATTAAAGAAGTGGACCCAAAAACAATGGCTTCTAAAAAAATGCCCGGCTTATTTTTTTGCGGTGAAGTACTCGACATCCATGGTTATACAGGCGGCTACAATATTACCTCCGCACTTATTACTGGTCGGCTGGCTGGCTCAAATGCTGCCCAGTGAAAAAAGCAGAGGACATTTTCCTCTGCTTTTTTCTTTACATCAACAAAACCGATTTTCGTTTGAGACGCTTTGGTTAATGCGTGTCCGCCGGGATACTTCCGTATGACCATTCACCTGCGAGTTTGTACGCTTCGGTCTCGTCCAATTGTGGTGAAACTTTTGAGAAGTCGGATCAAGCCAATCTTTTCTGCTCATCATTTTCACCTCACCGGAAATTTGTGAAAGGATATTCAACTGCTGAATATCCTTTTTAGCTTGTGTTAAAAGCAGGGAAGTATGTTTTTCTTGTTTACTTTTTTAATGGCAGCCTAATTGTTGATATTCCGTGCATAAGTGATGATACCAGCTCTGCATGCCCGATATCCCTGC is from Bacillus sp. PK3_68 and encodes:
- a CDS encoding NAD(P)/FAD-dependent oxidoreductase, whose amino-acid sequence is MDYDVIIIGGGPSGLMAAIAAGEQKARVLLVDKGSKLGRKLAISGGGRCNVTNRLPVDEIIKHIPGNGRFLYSAFSVFNNEDIIRFFEDLGIALKEEDHGRMFPVSNKAQSVVDALLNRMKELNVETRVNTAVADLLFENGRTAGVIFRDGQTIRSHSVVIAAGGSSVPQTGSTGDAYPWAEKAGHTVTELYPTEVPVTSEEPFIKEKKLQGLSLRDVAVSVLNPKGKPIITHRMDMIFTHFGISGPAVLRCSQFVVKALKKSKTGEVFMAIDSLPDKNEEKLFQEVRQQLADHPKKAVKNSLKGLLPERYLLFLLEEAEIHEETPGNGISTEKIRQFAHLCKQFRFAVNGTLPLEKAFVTGGGVSIKEVDPKTMASKKMPGLFFCGEVLDIHGYTGGYNITSALITGRLAGSNAAQ
- a CDS encoding YpzG family protein → MSRKDWLDPTSQKFHHNWTRPKRTNSQVNGHTEVSRRTRINQSVSNENRFC